The following coding sequences lie in one uncultured Mailhella sp. genomic window:
- the trkA gene encoding Trk system potassium transporter TrkA, which translates to MFFKEKSASSSGRIVIIGAGEVGFHTTRRLAEEQRQVIVIDHDEEQLRKIQEAFDVQTLTGSGASPQVLRDAGIDKAELVLAVTNSDEVNIMACMFARELAPQATRVARVRNPDYHLLPGFLEKSLGLSLLVNPEEEIVRSISRLITMPGSVEYHEFANRRIRMTGMKVDRGPLIDLPLFRFREVLQEERVMIGAIYREDRLIIPSGSDIIRQGDIVHFIYEPAALPSILRALEQKRRPVRSVCIYGAGLIGTALARSLESMNVQVCLIAGNAAECEKLSSSLGSTLILHGDARDRSLLEEEKIGEMDAFVAVSENEESNILSCMLAKKLGAGLAVASINKAEYLPLADTVGIDHIVSPRIATVSSILHYIRHGNVLASVAVSNEAAETMEVFVEQNSALCGRRLRDICLPKGVLFLAIVQGDNVFIPKGDTVIQPDARVLILAEKQHIAELERILGDAEASECGGSNL; encoded by the coding sequence ATGTTTTTTAAGGAAAAATCTGCGTCTTCCTCCGGGCGGATTGTCATCATCGGCGCAGGAGAAGTCGGCTTTCATACGACAAGGCGGCTTGCCGAGGAACAGCGGCAGGTCATTGTCATCGACCATGACGAAGAGCAGCTGCGCAAGATACAGGAAGCGTTTGACGTGCAGACGCTGACGGGCTCGGGGGCCAGCCCGCAGGTGCTGCGGGACGCCGGAATAGACAAGGCCGAACTGGTTCTTGCGGTGACGAACTCCGACGAAGTGAACATCATGGCCTGCATGTTCGCCAGAGAGCTGGCGCCCCAGGCCACACGAGTGGCCCGCGTGCGCAATCCCGACTATCATCTTCTGCCGGGCTTTCTGGAAAAGAGTCTCGGGCTCAGCCTTCTGGTCAATCCCGAAGAGGAAATCGTCCGGTCCATATCCCGCCTCATCACCATGCCCGGTTCCGTGGAATACCATGAATTTGCCAATCGCCGCATTCGCATGACGGGCATGAAGGTGGACAGAGGCCCCCTCATCGATCTGCCGCTTTTCCGCTTCCGCGAGGTGCTGCAGGAAGAGCGCGTCATGATAGGCGCGATTTACCGGGAGGACAGACTCATCATTCCTTCCGGTTCCGATATCATTCGGCAGGGCGACATCGTTCACTTCATCTACGAGCCTGCGGCGCTGCCTTCCATACTCAGGGCGCTGGAGCAGAAGCGCCGCCCTGTGCGCAGCGTGTGCATTTACGGCGCGGGACTCATCGGAACGGCACTTGCGAGAAGTCTGGAGTCGATGAACGTGCAGGTCTGCCTGATCGCAGGGAATGCCGCGGAGTGTGAAAAACTTTCCTCCAGCCTCGGATCTACGCTGATTCTGCACGGCGACGCCAGAGACCGCAGCCTCCTTGAAGAAGAGAAGATAGGCGAGATGGATGCCTTTGTCGCCGTTTCCGAGAACGAGGAGTCCAATATTCTTTCCTGCATGCTGGCCAAGAAGCTCGGCGCCGGGCTGGCGGTGGCCAGCATCAACAAGGCCGAATATCTGCCGCTGGCGGACACCGTGGGCATCGATCATATTGTGAGTCCGCGCATAGCCACCGTGAGTAGCATTCTGCATTACATCCGGCACGGCAACGTGCTGGCCTCGGTGGCGGTGAGCAATGAAGCCGCCGAAACCATGGAGGTCTTCGTCGAGCAGAACTCCGCGCTCTGCGGCCGACGCCTGCGCGACATCTGCCTGCCCAAAGGAGTGCTCTTCCTCGCCATCGTTCAGGGGGATAATGTGTTCATTCCCAAGGGCGACACGGTCATTCAGCCGGACGCCCGCGTGCTGATTCTGGCGGAAAAGCAGCATATTGCGGAACTGGAACGCATTCTTGGCGATGCGGAGGCCTCCGAGTGCGGAGGCTCGAATCTATGA
- a CDS encoding glycosyltransferase family 2 protein, with translation MDIHTSLDSFPKVSIISPCYNGERYLNRFFDSLLIQNYKNVEFIFVDDGSTDNTKKIFDNYDISLKKKGWSVKYLYQKNQGQAAALNNALKLITGDYILWPDSDDILYKNHILHKVEYMEYYKNIGIAYCFIDYADEESIDNVYYTQTVKKNEDMFKNIINDKNVPWPPICTIIRTSSFLKINPTRTIPVARGGQNCQMQMPMLYKQPYGVISEVLAKYVVRKNSHSRTQYNNIKRHFDLAKIWIKCIDILPCNDLEKTILKIKVISRHIKQIITTQFKFNIRLSTLLEKIFSAKHEEGYKVIRIFTYKIFSKKL, from the coding sequence ATGGATATACATACTTCACTAGACAGCTTTCCAAAAGTTTCTATAATTTCTCCATGTTACAATGGAGAAAGATATCTCAATCGTTTTTTTGATTCTTTACTTATACAAAATTATAAAAATGTTGAATTTATTTTTGTTGATGATGGATCAACTGACAATACAAAAAAAATTTTTGATAACTATGATATATCACTAAAGAAAAAAGGATGGTCTGTAAAATATTTATATCAAAAAAATCAAGGTCAAGCTGCTGCATTAAATAATGCACTAAAATTAATCACAGGGGATTATATTTTATGGCCAGATAGTGATGATATTTTATATAAAAACCACATTTTACATAAAGTAGAATATATGGAATATTATAAAAATATAGGTATTGCCTATTGTTTTATTGATTATGCAGATGAAGAATCAATTGATAATGTATATTATACACAAACTGTTAAAAAAAATGAAGATATGTTTAAAAACATTATCAACGATAAAAATGTGCCATGGCCTCCAATTTGTACAATTATTAGAACATCATCTTTTTTAAAAATAAACCCCACAAGAACTATTCCTGTAGCAAGAGGTGGACAAAACTGTCAAATGCAAATGCCCATGCTATATAAACAGCCATACGGGGTCATATCAGAAGTTTTAGCAAAATATGTAGTTAGAAAAAATTCTCATTCTCGAACTCAATATAACAATATAAAAAGACATTTTGATTTAGCAAAAATATGGATTAAATGCATAGATATATTACCATGCAATGATTTAGAAAAAACAATATTAAAAATTAAAGTAATTAGTCGTCATATAAAACAAATAATTACCACCCAATTCAAATTCAATATAAGATTAAGCACATTGTTAGAAAAAATTTTTAGCGCAAAACACGAGGAAGGATATAAAGTAATACGAATTTTTACATATAAAATATTTAGTAAAAAATTATAA
- a CDS encoding polysaccharide pyruvyl transferase family protein produces MKLDNISDIVTNSSIFCTGCSACVYTCPVSAIHMSENEEGFLYPKVDENICTHCGLCRSVCPVYSPEYSNKKNPDCFVAMANDELREGKSTSGAVFPILAQEVLRRGGAVCGAAFRPDWTVAHIIIEDKEGLEGLKNSKYVQSDMSDCFPKIKNLLEAGRLVLFSGTGCQVAGLKGFLRKEYQNLWCIEVICHGVPSPGVWKKYLNEKFDVSHIRSIEFRSKKYLWGNESVALIEFCNNNLYKETYTQGLYYYNFGNNVFLRKSCGCCQFNRLPRQADITIGDFWGIDKKYPQFNDGKGTSVILVNNIKGYELLNKVKYNFKVFNKVLLNDAIPGNPNIISSSKENSYRDIFFKIFKKRSVQEALSFTAKDLSDCKIINFWFTKNYGAALTCYALQEALFNIGYTAKVINYMPSHWRKMYSNTFSESFAKKYLYLTKPLKNYADLIDLNHVTTNFLVGSDQVFRYDFYKGDGDHAYQLGFVQPNKRKIACSASFGTLDYIAPPEEIERFFSNLNQFDAVSVRETPGVSICKKRGISAEQIIEPVFYLSQDEWNKLADNHNEEHNKGVIYFSLGYKNASKNPKVIDFISKKTGEPINIQTFNYQRSVEDWLDSIRSASFVVTDSFHGMCFAIIFHKPFVVLCSYSEMRSRMDEILSLLGLQNRIIDPEADGNFEELLIDIDWNNVDSVLEKEKNRALSWLKEKLQAPIKKKELLNVRLDYLEEKVKQMTSNNSSNFSSENYQCYEDIALIYNRFRIIRKYYWYKLLSKITSGQRRKHYKTKRYLWHDKIRRLRELKKRFHKIIR; encoded by the coding sequence ATGAAATTGGATAACATCAGTGACATTGTAACTAATAGTTCTATCTTTTGTACTGGATGTAGTGCATGTGTATACACATGTCCTGTTTCTGCCATTCATATGAGTGAAAATGAAGAAGGATTTTTATATCCGAAAGTAGATGAGAATATATGCACGCATTGTGGTTTGTGCCGCAGTGTGTGTCCGGTATATTCGCCAGAGTATTCAAATAAAAAAAATCCAGATTGTTTTGTGGCAATGGCAAATGATGAATTACGAGAGGGAAAGAGCACCTCAGGCGCTGTTTTCCCCATATTGGCTCAAGAAGTATTACGCCGCGGAGGAGCTGTTTGTGGAGCCGCGTTTCGTCCTGACTGGACGGTTGCTCATATCATTATTGAAGATAAGGAAGGACTGGAAGGGCTGAAAAATTCCAAATACGTCCAAAGTGACATGTCTGACTGCTTCCCAAAGATCAAGAATCTGTTGGAAGCCGGACGGCTTGTACTCTTCAGCGGTACAGGTTGTCAGGTTGCTGGTTTAAAAGGTTTTTTGCGTAAGGAGTATCAAAACCTCTGGTGTATTGAGGTGATCTGTCATGGAGTACCTTCTCCTGGAGTTTGGAAAAAATATTTAAATGAAAAATTTGATGTGTCACATATAAGATCAATTGAATTTAGATCAAAAAAATATTTATGGGGAAATGAATCTGTTGCTCTCATAGAGTTTTGTAATAATAACTTATATAAAGAAACATATACACAAGGATTGTATTATTATAATTTTGGTAACAATGTTTTTCTTCGTAAGAGTTGTGGATGTTGTCAATTTAATAGATTGCCTAGACAAGCAGATATAACAATAGGTGATTTTTGGGGGATAGATAAAAAGTATCCTCAATTTAATGATGGAAAAGGTACGTCTGTTATACTTGTAAATAATATTAAAGGATATGAATTGCTAAATAAAGTAAAATATAATTTTAAAGTGTTTAATAAAGTTTTATTAAATGATGCAATTCCAGGAAATCCAAATATAATATCATCTTCAAAGGAAAACAGCTATCGTGATATATTTTTTAAAATATTTAAAAAAAGAAGTGTACAAGAAGCTCTGAGCTTTACTGCAAAAGATTTGTCCGATTGTAAAATTATTAATTTTTGGTTTACCAAGAATTATGGCGCGGCACTCACATGTTATGCATTACAAGAAGCATTGTTTAATATTGGATACACCGCTAAGGTTATTAATTATATGCCTTCACATTGGAGAAAAATGTACTCGAATACTTTTTCTGAATCTTTTGCTAAAAAATATTTATATCTTACCAAACCGCTAAAAAATTATGCAGATCTTATTGATCTTAATCATGTAACAACTAATTTTTTAGTTGGTTCGGATCAGGTTTTTCGATATGACTTTTATAAAGGTGATGGCGATCATGCATATCAACTGGGATTTGTGCAGCCGAATAAACGTAAAATAGCCTGTAGTGCATCATTTGGTACTCTTGATTATATAGCACCTCCAGAAGAAATTGAACGCTTTTTTTCAAATTTAAATCAATTTGATGCCGTTTCTGTTCGAGAAACGCCAGGTGTTTCTATTTGTAAAAAAAGAGGCATTTCGGCCGAGCAGATTATCGAGCCTGTATTTTATTTATCTCAAGATGAGTGGAATAAATTGGCAGATAATCATAATGAAGAACATAATAAAGGAGTAATATACTTTTCATTGGGATATAAAAATGCGTCTAAAAATCCTAAAGTTATAGATTTTATAAGTAAAAAAACTGGTGAACCAATAAATATACAAACTTTTAATTATCAAAGAAGTGTTGAAGACTGGCTGGACTCCATTAGATCAGCTTCTTTTGTCGTGACCGATTCTTTTCACGGAATGTGTTTTGCTATTATTTTTCATAAACCTTTTGTTGTCTTGTGCTCTTATAGTGAAATGCGAAGCCGAATGGACGAAATTTTAAGTCTGTTGGGTCTTCAAAATCGTATTATAGATCCTGAAGCGGATGGTAATTTTGAAGAACTTCTTATAGATATTGATTGGAATAATGTCGATAGCGTGCTGGAAAAGGAAAAAAATCGAGCACTTTCCTGGTTGAAGGAAAAATTGCAAGCTCCAATAAAAAAGAAGGAATTATTAAATGTACGGCTTGATTATTTAGAAGAAAAAGTTAAGCAAATGACTTCAAATAATTCTTCTAATTTTTCTTCTGAAAATTATCAGTGCTATGAAGATATAGCTTTGATCTATAATAGATTTCGTATTATACGAAAATATTATTGGTATAAATTGTTGTCAAAAATAACATCAGGACAACGTCGCAAGCACTATAAGACTAAAAGATATCTATGGCATGATAAAATACGCAGATTACGTGAGTTGAAAAAGCGTTTTCATAAAATTATTCGGTAA
- a CDS encoding glycosyltransferase: MVDNPLLSVVIPVYNAEKYLTRCLNSVLNQEYKNIEVLCINDGSTDSSLNILNMYAENDNRVIVIDQINSGAAISRNNAIKIAKGDFITFVDSDDEIKYNIYSKTIPYMKNNDIVCFGTEEHIGDSIDSDVKDSSYFCIESNKKITIDDNFIYKISKTVWNKIFNRSIIVKNDILFPETRSFEDNGFVIKYLLNSNNAYLLKDKLYIYYKICNSIMDKARNYKKSNGKDLINMIDDLFNYINNKGIYQEKCQIFECFAYGFYKNAIQFSHLYEQAEITGRLITVLQKIEYPIQNKFLSDLKEGNYIIKTENTSTNSILFFKKFNFLEKIFFVGNINGYKCICLFTIPILKIKK, from the coding sequence ATGGTAGATAATCCACTTCTTTCTGTTGTTATTCCTGTTTACAATGCTGAAAAGTATCTAACACGTTGCCTTAATAGTGTATTAAATCAGGAATATAAAAATATAGAAGTATTATGTATCAATGATGGGTCTACTGATTCGTCATTGAATATATTAAATATGTACGCTGAAAATGATAATAGGGTTATAGTTATTGATCAAATAAATTCAGGAGCTGCAATATCGAGAAATAATGCTATTAAAATTGCTAAAGGTGACTTTATTACTTTTGTAGATAGTGATGATGAGATTAAATATAATATATATAGCAAAACCATACCATATATGAAGAATAATGATATAGTTTGTTTTGGTACAGAAGAGCATATTGGTGATTCTATAGATTCAGATGTGAAAGACTCTAGTTATTTTTGTATTGAATCAAATAAAAAAATTACAATAGATGATAATTTTATTTATAAAATATCAAAAACTGTATGGAATAAGATATTTAATAGGTCAATAATAGTTAAAAATGATATACTATTCCCAGAAACTAGATCATTTGAAGATAATGGATTTGTCATAAAGTATTTGTTAAATTCTAATAATGCATATTTATTAAAAGATAAATTATATATTTATTATAAAATATGTAATTCAATTATGGATAAAGCTCGTAACTATAAAAAAAGTAATGGAAAAGATTTGATAAATATGATCGATGATCTATTTAATTATATAAATAATAAAGGTATATATCAAGAAAAATGTCAAATTTTTGAGTGTTTTGCATATGGATTTTATAAAAATGCCATTCAATTTTCGCATCTATATGAACAGGCTGAAATTACAGGACGGTTGATAACTGTTCTACAAAAAATTGAATATCCTATTCAAAATAAGTTTCTTTCAGATCTTAAGGAAGGAAACTATATAATAAAGACAGAAAATACATCTACTAATAGTATATTATTTTTTAAGAAATTTAATTTTTTAGAAAAGATATTTTTTGTTGGAAATATAAATGGCTATAAGTGTATTTGTTTATTTACCATACCAATTTTAAAAATAAAAAAATAA
- a CDS encoding sodium:solute symporter family transporter — protein MMIAILVVYFGLMLFIGYLASRKVRDSRDYFLGGKGFGPWFTAFKFAATWESGVKLVGSPGMAWNAGWSSLAMGIGTPLCYFFSFRVFGQRLKLAFDHFNVLTLPQMLEKRYKSRAIRIVAAVAILIGLGGSLVAQFKATGEIFSTILGLDYLSGLFIGAVVVGVYCVMGGYLASVWTDFIQGIIMVLGSIAIFTATVQAAFGGVSADLLSQLNAALGSIDPNLLDITGGGKMSWSNLFIILAITMLVGIAMPQQSVAIFSMRDVRTARVAMIVCVVFSAILAWTLATTGMMSHMVLAPGEVKNPDMVIPLLIPKVLSPITGGIYLAAVLAAIMSTVSGSIVVAASSLTEDIFKLAIPERYTRHPMFYNRLGAAVFVLLPLLFAVKPPTIIFWIGVFAFGFLVFTFLMPMIGVILIPGASKQAALAQMVSIMIIIPVWTIWLQKPTGIPALLVGLIGAPLIFFAVNAVFKKRELDPDIRELWEKFRQL, from the coding sequence ATGATGATTGCCATACTCGTCGTCTATTTCGGACTCATGTTGTTCATAGGCTACCTCGCCTCACGCAAGGTGAGGGATTCGAGAGACTACTTTCTCGGCGGCAAAGGTTTCGGCCCGTGGTTCACGGCCTTCAAGTTCGCGGCCACCTGGGAGAGCGGCGTCAAGCTCGTGGGAAGTCCCGGCATGGCCTGGAATGCGGGCTGGTCTTCGCTTGCCATGGGCATAGGCACGCCGCTGTGCTACTTCTTTTCCTTCCGCGTGTTCGGACAGCGCCTCAAGCTGGCCTTCGATCACTTCAACGTGCTTACCCTGCCGCAGATGCTGGAAAAGCGCTATAAAAGCCGCGCCATCCGCATTGTGGCGGCCGTGGCCATACTCATAGGCCTCGGCGGCTCGCTCGTGGCGCAGTTCAAGGCCACGGGAGAAATCTTTTCCACCATTCTCGGTCTGGACTATCTTTCAGGGCTGTTCATCGGCGCGGTCGTCGTGGGCGTGTACTGCGTCATGGGCGGCTATCTCGCCTCGGTGTGGACGGACTTCATTCAGGGCATCATCATGGTGCTCGGCTCCATCGCCATCTTCACGGCTACGGTGCAGGCGGCCTTCGGCGGCGTTTCGGCGGATCTGCTCTCCCAGCTCAACGCCGCGCTCGGCTCCATTGATCCCAATCTGCTCGACATCACGGGCGGCGGAAAAATGAGCTGGTCCAATCTGTTCATCATTCTCGCCATCACCATGCTCGTGGGCATTGCCATGCCTCAGCAGAGCGTGGCCATTTTCTCCATGCGCGACGTACGCACCGCCCGCGTGGCCATGATCGTGTGCGTGGTGTTTTCCGCCATTCTCGCCTGGACGCTGGCCACCACCGGCATGATGAGCCACATGGTGCTTGCGCCCGGCGAGGTGAAGAATCCCGATATGGTCATTCCGCTGCTCATTCCCAAGGTGCTCTCGCCCATTACGGGCGGCATCTATCTCGCTGCCGTGCTCGCCGCCATCATGTCCACGGTGAGCGGCTCCATCGTGGTGGCGGCCTCGTCGCTCACGGAAGACATCTTCAAGCTCGCCATCCCGGAGCGCTACACCCGACATCCCATGTTCTACAACCGTCTGGGCGCCGCCGTGTTCGTGCTGCTGCCGCTGCTCTTCGCCGTCAAGCCGCCGACCATCATTTTCTGGATCGGCGTGTTCGCCTTCGGTTTCCTGGTGTTCACCTTCCTCATGCCCATGATCGGCGTCATTCTCATTCCCGGCGCCTCAAAACAGGCCGCGCTGGCGCAGATGGTAAGCATCATGATCATCATTCCCGTGTGGACCATCTGGCTGCAGAAGCCCACGGGCATTCCTGCGCTTCTGGTGGGGCTGATCGGCGCGCCGCTCATCTTCTTTGCCGTCAACGCCGTGTTCAAAAAGCGCGAGCTCGATCCGGACATCCGGGAGCTGTGGGAAAAGTTCCGTCAGCTCTGA
- a CDS encoding ferredoxin family protein, which yields MGIRHIDYDKCVRCLRCVTYCPQDVLRADEDKHPYIAYLQDCQSCFLCEKYCPAGAIAVSADRERRPILPWKI from the coding sequence ATGGGCATCCGTCATATCGATTACGACAAGTGCGTCCGCTGCCTGCGCTGCGTCACCTACTGCCCGCAGGACGTCTTGCGGGCCGACGAGGACAAGCATCCGTACATCGCCTATCTTCAGGACTGCCAGTCCTGTTTTCTGTGTGAAAAATACTGCCCGGCAGGGGCCATCGCCGTTTCCGCGGACCGGGAACGCCGTCCCATCCTGCCCTGGAAGATCTGA
- a CDS encoding FAD-binding protein, producing MKTLQCDVVVVGGGPAGTFAAVKAAENGADVILLDKGYVGKSGCGTFGAGSFKAYLKEEDSLDLWYGKAVEEGFYINDQDWLKKHFDTIGDRVKELESWGVVFEKNEDGTYRRIEGQGSSDQRPIKTLMFHGPQFMEVMRRVCKEKGVTIVDRVMVDALLHEKGNKSVIRGVVGFHGVTGEVYVVKARAVVLTTGAQAYKSHYADLHMETGDAHIMGLEAGAALANYEFNCHQLTHGNFATHGMNVSQGLGAKFVNALGEDFTAKYDPEYASHGNLWRISASMALEVHFGRGPLYFDYSSFTPKDWELFERTLPLMYRSYEQAGYVDKNRKVIQGKLSWVSALIGNVGFGGGLYIDLEGRTTLEGLYAAGDATFGPTSGVEGFCAYAMPAASTTGAVVGESSARYARTVGEPDVDEKEIEQVVEKLTTPLRHPQGVDPSHVVIAVQEALFPYDVYILRTEEKMLAALNRIREIKKYDVPRLRALDAHGLRFALEARNMVLSAEVMLTAALYRKESRGSHLRLDYPEIDNENWLKWILVEQQNGELALRTKDIPIDRYPLRPEHKHELHASIAAARKLGENI from the coding sequence ATGAAAACTCTGCAATGCGATGTCGTTGTCGTGGGCGGCGGTCCGGCCGGAACCTTCGCCGCCGTGAAGGCGGCGGAAAACGGCGCCGACGTCATTCTTCTTGACAAGGGCTATGTCGGCAAAAGCGGCTGCGGCACGTTCGGGGCCGGTTCGTTCAAGGCCTATCTCAAGGAAGAGGACTCCCTCGACCTGTGGTACGGCAAGGCCGTGGAAGAAGGCTTCTACATCAACGATCAGGACTGGCTGAAAAAGCATTTCGACACCATCGGCGACAGGGTGAAGGAACTGGAATCCTGGGGCGTGGTGTTTGAAAAGAACGAAGACGGCACCTATCGCCGCATTGAAGGACAGGGTTCTTCCGATCAGCGCCCCATCAAGACGCTCATGTTCCACGGACCGCAGTTCATGGAAGTCATGCGCAGAGTCTGCAAGGAAAAGGGCGTGACCATCGTGGATCGCGTCATGGTGGACGCGCTGCTTCATGAAAAGGGCAACAAGAGCGTCATCCGCGGCGTGGTGGGCTTCCACGGCGTGACCGGCGAAGTGTACGTGGTCAAGGCCCGGGCCGTGGTGCTCACCACCGGCGCGCAGGCCTACAAGTCTCACTACGCCGATCTGCACATGGAAACGGGCGACGCGCACATCATGGGTCTTGAAGCCGGCGCGGCGCTCGCCAACTACGAATTCAACTGCCATCAGCTCACGCACGGCAACTTCGCCACGCACGGCATGAACGTTTCGCAGGGGCTCGGCGCCAAGTTCGTCAACGCTCTCGGCGAGGACTTCACTGCCAAGTACGACCCGGAATACGCCTCCCACGGCAACCTGTGGCGCATTTCCGCCTCCATGGCCCTGGAAGTGCATTTCGGCCGCGGCCCGCTCTATTTCGACTATTCCTCCTTCACGCCCAAGGACTGGGAACTGTTTGAACGCACGCTGCCGCTCATGTACCGCTCCTACGAGCAGGCGGGCTACGTGGACAAGAACCGCAAGGTGATTCAGGGCAAGCTGAGCTGGGTTTCCGCGCTCATAGGCAACGTGGGCTTCGGCGGCGGCCTGTACATTGATCTCGAAGGCCGCACCACGCTGGAAGGCCTGTACGCCGCGGGCGACGCCACGTTCGGCCCCACCTCGGGCGTGGAGGGCTTCTGCGCCTACGCCATGCCTGCGGCGTCCACCACGGGCGCGGTGGTGGGCGAATCCAGCGCGAGATACGCCCGCACCGTGGGCGAACCGGATGTGGACGAGAAGGAAATCGAGCAGGTGGTGGAAAAGCTCACCACGCCGCTCAGACATCCGCAGGGCGTGGATCCCTCCCATGTGGTCATCGCCGTGCAGGAGGCGCTCTTCCCCTACGACGTGTACATTCTGCGCACCGAAGAAAAAATGCTCGCCGCGCTGAACCGCATTCGGGAAATCAAGAAGTACGACGTGCCCCGTCTGCGCGCGCTCGACGCGCACGGCCTGCGCTTTGCCCTGGAGGCGCGCAACATGGTGCTGAGCGCGGAAGTCATGCTTACCGCCGCCTTGTACCGCAAGGAAAGCCGCGGCTCGCATCTGCGCCTCGACTACCCGGAAATCGACAACGAGAACTGGCTGAAATGGATTCTCGTGGAACAGCAGAACGGCGAACTTGCGCTCCGCACGAAGGATATTCCCATCGACCGCTATCCGCTGCGTCCCGAGCACAAGCACGAACTTCACGCCTCCATTGCCGCGGCCAGAAAACTTGGGGAGAACATCTAA